The genomic interval CTCTAAAGCCGCTATTTTTTGTCCCGACGTTGAAAGAATTTCATTATTACCTACCTGATTAAATTTAAGAAAATCTAACTTTTTATTAAACCATCGACGATAGGTTTTTTCTGATAACTCATTGTAACGGCTGAGATTTGTATAGTTAGCCTTACCTCTAAAGCTTATCAAATTACTTAATAGGCTAGATAAAATTTTTTTGTGGTTTAGAACCACTAGACATTTTTTCTAAAATCGTTTCTATTAGTTGCATGGAAATCTTCTTTTCAGGAAATTGTTGCTTTAGAAACTACATTTTCCTATGAATTGAAGATTTCCTCTACTTTTAAAACTGTCCGAAGTATTAGACTTGTTCTTTAAGAAGAAGTTAATATATCATGTTAAAATTCCATAGGATAGCCGCTAAAAAAGAAAATAAATCTTTTACACCTTCTTTTTTATTTCTAAACTTGTCAACTAGACATCTATATCTTTTCATTCCACCGATTACATGCTCAACAATGACTCTTTCACGACTCATCTCTTTGTTTTCTTTTTTTTGTTTTTCAGTTAATGTTGGGTTTGGATTATGCTTAGATTTATTTGGTTTTTTATGAGGAATATTTACCGAATTAGTTTTATATTCATTATTAAACCCCAAATAACCTAAATCAATAAATATATTAAAATTACTAAACCAATTTAATTCTGGATTAAATTCTTTTTTAAACATTCCATAATCATGATTTTTACCTGGAAAACTAACCCCAATATATAAAATTAAATGACCTAAAGAAGCTATAGTGGTATTTTTAATTGTATGCTGTTTTTTTTACCACTGTAAAATTCATTTTGTTCTTCATAGTCACTAGGGCGTTGTACAGCACGCTCTGTAGCATCTATTATCAATGTTTGAACTCCGCCAAAAGCCTGCTGCATTTCTTCAGGGGTTGAAAAACTTGTTGCAGGTAAAACATTAAATATATCTAACGTCTTTATTAAAATTGGAAATAATTTGTATACATGAGTATGAGCGCATGATTTATTCATATTAAAAGAAAACCCTAAGTGATCGAAAGTAGAATAACACTTCATATAATTTAATATAAATAATAATTTGTCTGCGGGTGTTTTTAATGTGCTATCTAAACCACTACCGTATTTTCTTTCTTTATTTTCATGTTTTTCTTTTTGATCTTCAATAAGGGTCTTTTCAAATAGAGATAATAGTAAAATAAAATGTTCTGTTTTTAATCCTGTTAAAGCTCTTAACTGTCTATCATCATAAATTCTTGGTAAAATTTCTTTTATTTTCATGTTATACTTTGATTTTTATTTTTTATAGAAATTTATTATAAAGCTTATTTATTATTTTTAATAATTTAATTTAAAGTTTATTTATTAGGCTGTATCAACTGATTGTGAATGTTATCAAGTATATATAAGCAATTGATTTTAATATATTTTATTTAGAAGAACAAGTCTATTGTTTCTAAAGATTTGTCAATTCCGAATCTGCTGACTATAGTACGTTCTATTTTTTCGGCTATTCCTGAACATCAAAAAAAAAGATCAGTATCTCTTTATCAGATGTACTCATGTCTGCATTAGCCATGTTTTTATTAAAACATTCATCATTGTTACAATTTAATGAAGAGCGTAATGAAGAAATAATAAAGCAAAACTTAAAAAATCTTTTTGGAATTAATAATACGCCTTGTGACACACAAATGCGCGATAGATTAGACCCAATAAACCCATTAGAATTACGTCCCGCATTTGTATCAATCTTAAATAAACTACAGAGAAGTGGCACATTAAAAGAATATAAATATTTAAATAAATATTATATTGTTACCGTTGATGCAACCGGACAATATTCTTCTAATAAGGTGAGCTGTCCAGAATGCTGTGTTAAAAATCATAAAAATGGAGATGTGAGTTATTATCATCAATTATTAGCGGCAGCTATTGTTCATCCCGATAAAAAAATAGTAATTCCCTTTGCTCCATAAGCTATTATAAAAGAAAATAATGTAACAAAGAATGATTGTGAATTAAATGCTTCAAAAAGACTATTAACTAATATTAAAAAAGAGCATCCTAGATTACCTATTTTAATTATTGAGGATGCGTTACATAGTAAAGCTCCAAATATTAAGCTATTAAATTCATTGGGTTACAAATATATCATTGGCGTAAAAGAAGGGGATCATAAGTATTTATTTAATAGCGTACAAGAAAAAATAAAATCAAATGAAGATAACGAATTAGAAATTTATAATAAAGAAACAAAAATAACTCATGGATTTAGATTTATAAATGATTTAGCTCTTAATAAAAGTAATTCAGATGTCTTGGTTAATTTTTTAGAGTATTGGGAAGTAAATGAAAATGGCGACTCTATTTTTTATGCAACATGGGTTAGTGATATTGAATTAACAAAAGATAATGTATTTGAAATAATGAAAGCTGGGAGGTCACGCTGGAAAGTTGAAAATGAAGTTTTTAATACGCTGAAGAATAAAGGTTATAACTTTGAACATAATTATGGTCATGGAAAAATTCATTTAGCAACAGTATTTTCAATGCTAATGATGTTAGCTTTTCTAATTGATCAAGTACAAGAAGAATGTTGTGAATTATTTAAAAACGCTAGAAAAAATTTAGAACAAAAACTTATTTATGGCATAAAATGACAGCTTTATTCCTGTCTTATTTTATTCCAGATTGGGAAATTTTTTATTTATCAATTATAAATAAACATAAGCCGTATATATTAGAACCTAATATTGATATAAAAGAGGGTTTTGATAGCTCATAAAATAATTAAAGGTTATATAATTTCTTCTTCTTGCGTATTAATATAAAATAGTCTACCTAGTAAATTTAGTCGGTTTATCTTGCCGAAGGGTGACTTATTCATAAAATTTTGTACTCATTTTAAAATAAAAAAATAATACTTGGGGCGGGAGTTGCTGGTTTTTCAGTTATTGTATGGCATTCATTGTCTTGAGGTTTCCACTGAAAAGAAGACGCAGCAAGTAATTGAAGGGCTTACACCTTTGCGACAGAAAATCTTGCTTCTTTTTGGGGGAACGGTGGCAGAGATATATCAACTTTCTTATGAGTCATAGCCGCTCAATGTCAGTATTAACGCTAACCTTTTAAAATTAAAAAATAGAGCCGCCTAAAAGGCGACCCAGTATTTTAGATTTTTAGTGCGCTTTATTTATTCTTTTTTAAAGGATTTAATAAAATAAAACCCTCGTACTAGTCCTTGTTTCCAAATAAAAACAACTCCTTTTTTGGAAAAATAAGCCAATTTTTTTACAAAACAACGTGTAGTTTCACAATCAAGTTTTTTTAAGTGTGATTCAACATAAACACTCCATTGAATATAACGCTGTCCTGTTGCATCAAGAAAGACTTTATTATAAAACCACATTTCTAGTAATGAAATTAACAACATAAAACCAAAAGAAAACGCCATTCCCCCGCCTGCAAAAATAACCAGCCATGCAAATATAGGATTTAATTTGGTCAACCACCACGATAAAATATCAACGACGAGAAAAATATAGGGCATCCCAATGGCAATACATTTATATTTAACAGTACTGGTTTCTGAAAAACTAAAAATCAATCCTACAAACATAAAAATAAAACTAATACCAAATAAATGAATATGAGATACACGCGTCAATGATGTAAAGGTCGCTCCTTCATCTTGATGTGTGCGTTCTTTTAAATTCTCAAACTCGGTAAAATCGGGAATCCCTGACGCGCCTTCGTGATGACACATCACACATTTGTTATCAATA from Methylococcales bacterium carries:
- a CDS encoding transposase family protein, with translation MKIKEILPRIYDDRQLRALTGLKTEHFILLLSLFEKTLIEDQKEKHENKERKYGSGLDSTLKTPADKLLFILNYMKCYSTFDHLGFSFNMNKSCAHTHVYKLFPILIKTLDIFNVLPATSFSTPEEMQQAFGGVQTLIIDATERAVQRPSDYEEQNEFYSGKKNSIQLKIPL
- a CDS encoding transposase, whose amino-acid sequence is MKENNVTKNDCELNASKRLLTNIKKEHPRLPILIIEDALHSKAPNIKLLNSLGYKYIIGVKEGDHKYLFNSVQEKIKSNEDNELEIYNKETKITHGFRFINDLALNKSNSDVLVNFLEYWEVNENGDSIFYATWVSDIELTKDNVFEIMKAGRSRWKVENEVFNTLKNKGYNFEHNYGHGKIHLATVFSMLMMLAFLIDQVQEECCELFKNARKNLEQKLIYGIK
- a CDS encoding transposase family protein, with the translated sequence MGVSFPGKNHDYGMFKKEFNPELNWFSNFNIFIDLGYLGFNNEYKTNSVNIPHKKPNKSKHNPNPTLTEKQKKENKEMSRERVIVEHVIGGMKRYRCLVDKFRNKKEGVKDLFSFLAAILWNFNMIY